The proteins below are encoded in one region of Drosophila santomea strain STO CAGO 1482 chromosome 2R, Prin_Dsan_1.1, whole genome shotgun sequence:
- the LOC120447008 gene encoding protein hu-li tai shao isoform X3 encodes MTEVEQPPQNGIDPTAGEDDDNSKARPADIEQDMREMERRKRVEAIMGSKLFREELERIVDSARDGGAGASGILQQLSDIVGVPVSRVGNVFKSSNCMVPINDIRGVESMGYAKGEKILRCKLAATFRLLDLYGWTQGLGAQITARLKVDQEYFLVNPYGLLYHEITASALNKVDMQGQIVEQGTTNFGGNKSHFVLHSVVHAARPDIRCAIYIGCSPVVAISSLKSGLLPLTKDACVLGEITTHAYTGLFDEEERNRLVRSLGPNSKVILLTNHGALCCGETIEEAFFAACHIVQACETQLKLLPVGLDNLVLIPEESRKAIYEQSRRPPEDLEKKFAAVAAGEDGAASAEKEAAEAVPKVGSPPKWRVGGAEFEALMRMLDNAGYRTGYIYRHPLIKSDPPKPKNDVELPPAVSSLGYLLEEEELFRQGIWKKGDIRKGGDRSRWLNSPNVYQKVEVLETGTPDPKKITKWVAEGSPTHSTPVRIEDPLQFVPAGTNPREFKRVQQLIKDNRRADKISAGPQSHILEGVTWDEASRLKDATVSQAGDHVVMMGAASKGIIQRGFQHNATVYKAPYAKNPFDNVTDDELNEYKRTVERKKKSVHGEYTDTDFSESEAVLQAGTKKYPQSEPETEHQVIEIQTQQAPVPRQAEVVLSDATLSFINGERSHTATNRKPPTGRGENVQNGDHSEAHLSTFSQSSKEFQDVSTDGSPKKDKKKKKGLRTPSFLKKKKEKKKAEA; translated from the exons ATGACTGAAGTTGAGCAACCGCCACAGAATGGCATAGATCCCACTGCCGGCGAAGATGATGACAACAGCAAAGCACGTCCCGCGGATATTGAACAG GATATGCGCGAAATGGAGCGTCGCAAGCGAGTCGAGGCTATAATGGGCTCGAAGCTGTTCCGCGAGGAGCTCGAGCGTATCGTGGACTCGGCGCGGGATGGAGGAGCTGGCGCTAGTGGAATCCTGCAGCAGCTGTCGGACATTGTGGGCGTACCAGTGTCCAGGGTGGGCAACGTCTTCAAGAGCAGCAACTGCATGGTGCCCATCAACGATATACGCGGCGTCGAGTCCATGGGCTATGCCAAGGGCGAGAAGATACTCCGGTGCAAGCTGGCCGCCACATTCCGTCTGCTCGATCTGTACGGCTGGACCCAGGGTCTAGGGGCTCAGATCACCGCCCGACTTAAGGTCGATCAGGAGTACTTCCTGGTTAATCCATACGGCCTGCTTTACCACGAGATCACTGCCTCAGCGCTGAACAAAGTGGACATGCAAGGACAGATTGTCGAGCAGGGCACCACCAACTTTGGCGGCAACAAGAGTC ACTTTGTCCTCCATTCGGTGGTACATGCTGCCCGTCCAGACATTCGATGCGCCATCTATATCGGTTGCAGTCCAGTCGTGGCTATTTCCTCACTAAAGTCGGGTCTGTTGCCTTTGACCAAGGATGCCTGTGTGCTGGGCGAGATCACCACTCACGCTTATACTGGCCTGTTTGACGAGGAGGAGCGCAATCGATTGGTTCGCAGCCTTGGTCCCAACTCCAAGGTTATTCTGTTAACTAATCACGGTGCTTTGTGCTGCGGAGAGACCATCGAGGAAGCCTTTTTCGCCGCCTGTCACATTGTGCAGGCGTGCGAGACCCAACTAAAGCTGTTGCCCGTCGGTTTGGATAACTTGGTGCTGATTCCAGAGGAGTCGCGCAAGGCCATTTACGAGCAGTCACGCCGTCCGCCGGAGGATCTGGAGAAGAAGTTTGCCGCCGTCGCCGCTGGCGAAGATGGTGCTGCTTCTGCTGAAAAGGAGGCAGCTGAAGCCGTACCCAAGGTGGGCAGTCCGCCCAAGTGGCGTGTGGGTGGTGCTGAATTCGAGGCCTTGATGCGTATGCTGGATAATGCTGGCTATCGCACTGGCTATATCTACCGCCATCCACTGATCAAATCGGATCCTCCCAAGCCTAAGAACGACGTCGAACTACCGCCAGCTGTTTCATCACTGGGCTATCTTCttgaggaggaggagctctTCCGTCAAGG GATCTGGAAGAAAGGAGATATTCGCAAAGGCGGCGACCGCAGCCGGTGGCTCAACTCGCCGAACGTTTACCAAAAGGTCGAGGTTCTGGAGACCGGCACTCCGGATCCCAAGAAGATTACAAAG TGGGTGGCTGAAGGTTCCCCCACCCACTCAACGCCAGTGAGGATAGAAGATCCACTCCAGTTTGTGCCTGCAGGAACCAATCCAAGGGAATTTAAGCGTGTCCAGCAACTA ATTAAGGACAACCGCCGGGCAGATAAGATTTCCGCCGGACCACAGTCGCATATTCTGGAGGGCGTGACATGGGACGAGGCGAGCCGGCTCAAGGATGCAACGGTCTCGCAGGCCGGCGACCATGTTGTCATGATGGGTGCCGCTTCCAAGGGAATCATCCAGCGTGGCTTCCAGCACAATGCCACTGTGTACAAGGCTCCGTATGCTAAGAACCCATTCGACAACGTCACAGACGATGAACTCAATGAATACAAACGCACGGTGGAGCGCAAAAAGAAATCGGTGCATGGCGAAT ATACCGACACAGACTTTTCGGAATCCGAAGCGGTACTGCAGGCGGGGACAAAGAAATACCCACAAAGCGAACCCGAGACCG AGCACCAGGTCATTGAGATCCAAACACAACAAGCGCCAGTGCCAAGGCAGGCGGAAGTTGTGCTGAGCGATG CCACACTTAGTTTTATAAACGGCGAACGCTCTCACACAGCCACAAATCGCAAGCCGCCAACTGGCCGAG GTGAAAACGTACAAAACGGCGATCATTCGGAGGCACACTTGAGCACCTTCTCGCAGAGCAGTAAAGAG TTCCAGGATGTCTCCACGGACGGATCACCCAAGAAAgacaagaagaagaagaagggtCTGCGCACACCATCGTTTttgaaaaagaagaaggagaagaagaaggcCGAGGCCTAA
- the LOC120447008 gene encoding protein hu-li tai shao isoform X4 translates to MTEVEQPPQNGIDPTAGEDDDNSKARPADIEQDMREMERRKRVEAIMGSKLFREELERIVDSARDGGAGASGILQQLSDIVGVPVSRVGNVFKSSNCMVPINDIRGVESMGYAKGEKILRCKLAATFRLLDLYGWTQGLGAQITARLKVDQEYFLVNPYGLLYHEITASALNKVDMQGQIVEQGTTNFGGNKSHFVLHSVVHAARPDIRCAIYIGCSPVVAISSLKSGLLPLTKDACVLGEITTHAYTGLFDEEERNRLVRSLGPNSKVILLTNHGALCCGETIEEAFFAACHIVQACETQLKLLPVGLDNLVLIPEESRKAIYEQSRRPPEDLEKKFAAVAAGEDGAASAEKEAAEAVPKVGSPPKWRVGGAEFEALMRMLDNAGYRTGYIYRHPLIKSDPPKPKNDVELPPAVSSLGYLLEEEELFRQGIWKKGDIRKGGDRSRWLNSPNVYQKVEVLETGTPDPKKITKWVAEGSPTHSTPVRIEDPLQFVPAGTNPREFKRVQQLIKDNRRADKISAGPQSHILEGVTWDEASRLKDATVSQAGDHVVMMGAASKGIIQRGFQHNATVYKAPYAKNPFDNVTDDELNEYKRTVERKKKSVHGEYTDTDFSESEAVLQAGTKKYPQSEPETEHQVIEIQTQQAPVPRQAEVVLSDATLSFINGERSHTATNRKPPTGRGENVQNGDHSEAHLSTFSQSSKEDVSTDGSPKKDKKKKKGLRTPSFLKKKKEKKKAEA, encoded by the exons ATGACTGAAGTTGAGCAACCGCCACAGAATGGCATAGATCCCACTGCCGGCGAAGATGATGACAACAGCAAAGCACGTCCCGCGGATATTGAACAG GATATGCGCGAAATGGAGCGTCGCAAGCGAGTCGAGGCTATAATGGGCTCGAAGCTGTTCCGCGAGGAGCTCGAGCGTATCGTGGACTCGGCGCGGGATGGAGGAGCTGGCGCTAGTGGAATCCTGCAGCAGCTGTCGGACATTGTGGGCGTACCAGTGTCCAGGGTGGGCAACGTCTTCAAGAGCAGCAACTGCATGGTGCCCATCAACGATATACGCGGCGTCGAGTCCATGGGCTATGCCAAGGGCGAGAAGATACTCCGGTGCAAGCTGGCCGCCACATTCCGTCTGCTCGATCTGTACGGCTGGACCCAGGGTCTAGGGGCTCAGATCACCGCCCGACTTAAGGTCGATCAGGAGTACTTCCTGGTTAATCCATACGGCCTGCTTTACCACGAGATCACTGCCTCAGCGCTGAACAAAGTGGACATGCAAGGACAGATTGTCGAGCAGGGCACCACCAACTTTGGCGGCAACAAGAGTC ACTTTGTCCTCCATTCGGTGGTACATGCTGCCCGTCCAGACATTCGATGCGCCATCTATATCGGTTGCAGTCCAGTCGTGGCTATTTCCTCACTAAAGTCGGGTCTGTTGCCTTTGACCAAGGATGCCTGTGTGCTGGGCGAGATCACCACTCACGCTTATACTGGCCTGTTTGACGAGGAGGAGCGCAATCGATTGGTTCGCAGCCTTGGTCCCAACTCCAAGGTTATTCTGTTAACTAATCACGGTGCTTTGTGCTGCGGAGAGACCATCGAGGAAGCCTTTTTCGCCGCCTGTCACATTGTGCAGGCGTGCGAGACCCAACTAAAGCTGTTGCCCGTCGGTTTGGATAACTTGGTGCTGATTCCAGAGGAGTCGCGCAAGGCCATTTACGAGCAGTCACGCCGTCCGCCGGAGGATCTGGAGAAGAAGTTTGCCGCCGTCGCCGCTGGCGAAGATGGTGCTGCTTCTGCTGAAAAGGAGGCAGCTGAAGCCGTACCCAAGGTGGGCAGTCCGCCCAAGTGGCGTGTGGGTGGTGCTGAATTCGAGGCCTTGATGCGTATGCTGGATAATGCTGGCTATCGCACTGGCTATATCTACCGCCATCCACTGATCAAATCGGATCCTCCCAAGCCTAAGAACGACGTCGAACTACCGCCAGCTGTTTCATCACTGGGCTATCTTCttgaggaggaggagctctTCCGTCAAGG GATCTGGAAGAAAGGAGATATTCGCAAAGGCGGCGACCGCAGCCGGTGGCTCAACTCGCCGAACGTTTACCAAAAGGTCGAGGTTCTGGAGACCGGCACTCCGGATCCCAAGAAGATTACAAAG TGGGTGGCTGAAGGTTCCCCCACCCACTCAACGCCAGTGAGGATAGAAGATCCACTCCAGTTTGTGCCTGCAGGAACCAATCCAAGGGAATTTAAGCGTGTCCAGCAACTA ATTAAGGACAACCGCCGGGCAGATAAGATTTCCGCCGGACCACAGTCGCATATTCTGGAGGGCGTGACATGGGACGAGGCGAGCCGGCTCAAGGATGCAACGGTCTCGCAGGCCGGCGACCATGTTGTCATGATGGGTGCCGCTTCCAAGGGAATCATCCAGCGTGGCTTCCAGCACAATGCCACTGTGTACAAGGCTCCGTATGCTAAGAACCCATTCGACAACGTCACAGACGATGAACTCAATGAATACAAACGCACGGTGGAGCGCAAAAAGAAATCGGTGCATGGCGAAT ATACCGACACAGACTTTTCGGAATCCGAAGCGGTACTGCAGGCGGGGACAAAGAAATACCCACAAAGCGAACCCGAGACCG AGCACCAGGTCATTGAGATCCAAACACAACAAGCGCCAGTGCCAAGGCAGGCGGAAGTTGTGCTGAGCGATG CCACACTTAGTTTTATAAACGGCGAACGCTCTCACACAGCCACAAATCGCAAGCCGCCAACTGGCCGAG GTGAAAACGTACAAAACGGCGATCATTCGGAGGCACACTTGAGCACCTTCTCGCAGAGCAGTAAAGAG GATGTCTCCACGGACGGATCACCCAAGAAAgacaagaagaagaagaagggtCTGCGCACACCATCGTTTttgaaaaagaagaaggagaagaagaaggcCGAGGCCTAA
- the LOC120447008 gene encoding protein hu-li tai shao isoform X5, with amino-acid sequence MTEVEQPPQNGIDPTAGEDDDNSKARPADIEQDMREMERRKRVEAIMGSKLFREELERIVDSARDGGAGASGILQQLSDIVGVPVSRVGNVFKSSNCMVPINDIRGVESMGYAKGEKILRCKLAATFRLLDLYGWTQGLGAQITARLKVDQEYFLVNPYGLLYHEITASALNKVDMQGQIVEQGTTNFGGNKSHFVLHSVVHAARPDIRCAIYIGCSPVVAISSLKSGLLPLTKDACVLGEITTHAYTGLFDEEERNRLVRSLGPNSKVILLTNHGALCCGETIEEAFFAACHIVQACETQLKLLPVGLDNLVLIPEESRKAIYEQSRRPPEDLEKKFAAVAAGEDGAASAEKEAAEAVPKVGSPPKWRVGGAEFEALMRMLDNAGYRTGYIYRHPLIKSDPPKPKNDVELPPAVSSLGYLLEEEELFRQGIWKKGDIRKGGDRSRWLNSPNVYQKVEVLETGTPDPKKITKWVAEGSPTHSTPVRIEDPLQFVPAGTNPREFKRVQQLIKDNRRADKISAGPQSHILEGVTWDEASRLKDATVSQAGDHVVMMGAASKGIIQRGFQHNATVYKAPYAKNPFDNVTDDELNEYKRTVERKKKSVHGEYTDTDFSESEAVLQAGTKKYPQSEPETEHQVIEIQTQQAPVPRQAEVVLSDGENVQNGDHSEAHLSTFSQSSKEFQDVSTDGSPKKDKKKKKGLRTPSFLKKKKEKKKAEA; translated from the exons ATGACTGAAGTTGAGCAACCGCCACAGAATGGCATAGATCCCACTGCCGGCGAAGATGATGACAACAGCAAAGCACGTCCCGCGGATATTGAACAG GATATGCGCGAAATGGAGCGTCGCAAGCGAGTCGAGGCTATAATGGGCTCGAAGCTGTTCCGCGAGGAGCTCGAGCGTATCGTGGACTCGGCGCGGGATGGAGGAGCTGGCGCTAGTGGAATCCTGCAGCAGCTGTCGGACATTGTGGGCGTACCAGTGTCCAGGGTGGGCAACGTCTTCAAGAGCAGCAACTGCATGGTGCCCATCAACGATATACGCGGCGTCGAGTCCATGGGCTATGCCAAGGGCGAGAAGATACTCCGGTGCAAGCTGGCCGCCACATTCCGTCTGCTCGATCTGTACGGCTGGACCCAGGGTCTAGGGGCTCAGATCACCGCCCGACTTAAGGTCGATCAGGAGTACTTCCTGGTTAATCCATACGGCCTGCTTTACCACGAGATCACTGCCTCAGCGCTGAACAAAGTGGACATGCAAGGACAGATTGTCGAGCAGGGCACCACCAACTTTGGCGGCAACAAGAGTC ACTTTGTCCTCCATTCGGTGGTACATGCTGCCCGTCCAGACATTCGATGCGCCATCTATATCGGTTGCAGTCCAGTCGTGGCTATTTCCTCACTAAAGTCGGGTCTGTTGCCTTTGACCAAGGATGCCTGTGTGCTGGGCGAGATCACCACTCACGCTTATACTGGCCTGTTTGACGAGGAGGAGCGCAATCGATTGGTTCGCAGCCTTGGTCCCAACTCCAAGGTTATTCTGTTAACTAATCACGGTGCTTTGTGCTGCGGAGAGACCATCGAGGAAGCCTTTTTCGCCGCCTGTCACATTGTGCAGGCGTGCGAGACCCAACTAAAGCTGTTGCCCGTCGGTTTGGATAACTTGGTGCTGATTCCAGAGGAGTCGCGCAAGGCCATTTACGAGCAGTCACGCCGTCCGCCGGAGGATCTGGAGAAGAAGTTTGCCGCCGTCGCCGCTGGCGAAGATGGTGCTGCTTCTGCTGAAAAGGAGGCAGCTGAAGCCGTACCCAAGGTGGGCAGTCCGCCCAAGTGGCGTGTGGGTGGTGCTGAATTCGAGGCCTTGATGCGTATGCTGGATAATGCTGGCTATCGCACTGGCTATATCTACCGCCATCCACTGATCAAATCGGATCCTCCCAAGCCTAAGAACGACGTCGAACTACCGCCAGCTGTTTCATCACTGGGCTATCTTCttgaggaggaggagctctTCCGTCAAGG GATCTGGAAGAAAGGAGATATTCGCAAAGGCGGCGACCGCAGCCGGTGGCTCAACTCGCCGAACGTTTACCAAAAGGTCGAGGTTCTGGAGACCGGCACTCCGGATCCCAAGAAGATTACAAAG TGGGTGGCTGAAGGTTCCCCCACCCACTCAACGCCAGTGAGGATAGAAGATCCACTCCAGTTTGTGCCTGCAGGAACCAATCCAAGGGAATTTAAGCGTGTCCAGCAACTA ATTAAGGACAACCGCCGGGCAGATAAGATTTCCGCCGGACCACAGTCGCATATTCTGGAGGGCGTGACATGGGACGAGGCGAGCCGGCTCAAGGATGCAACGGTCTCGCAGGCCGGCGACCATGTTGTCATGATGGGTGCCGCTTCCAAGGGAATCATCCAGCGTGGCTTCCAGCACAATGCCACTGTGTACAAGGCTCCGTATGCTAAGAACCCATTCGACAACGTCACAGACGATGAACTCAATGAATACAAACGCACGGTGGAGCGCAAAAAGAAATCGGTGCATGGCGAAT ATACCGACACAGACTTTTCGGAATCCGAAGCGGTACTGCAGGCGGGGACAAAGAAATACCCACAAAGCGAACCCGAGACCG AGCACCAGGTCATTGAGATCCAAACACAACAAGCGCCAGTGCCAAGGCAGGCGGAAGTTGTGCTGAGCGATG GTGAAAACGTACAAAACGGCGATCATTCGGAGGCACACTTGAGCACCTTCTCGCAGAGCAGTAAAGAG TTCCAGGATGTCTCCACGGACGGATCACCCAAGAAAgacaagaagaagaagaagggtCTGCGCACACCATCGTTTttgaaaaagaagaaggagaagaagaaggcCGAGGCCTAA
- the LOC120447008 gene encoding protein hu-li tai shao isoform X6 codes for MTEVEQPPQNGIDPTAGEDDDNSKARPADIEQDMREMERRKRVEAIMGSKLFREELERIVDSARDGGAGASGILQQLSDIVGVPVSRVGNVFKSSNCMVPINDIRGVESMGYAKGEKILRCKLAATFRLLDLYGWTQGLGAQITARLKVDQEYFLVNPYGLLYHEITASALNKVDMQGQIVEQGTTNFGGNKSHFVLHSVVHAARPDIRCAIYIGCSPVVAISSLKSGLLPLTKDACVLGEITTHAYTGLFDEEERNRLVRSLGPNSKVILLTNHGALCCGETIEEAFFAACHIVQACETQLKLLPVGLDNLVLIPEESRKAIYEQSRRPPEDLEKKFAAVAAGEDGAASAEKEAAEAVPKVGSPPKWRVGGAEFEALMRMLDNAGYRTGYIYRHPLIKSDPPKPKNDVELPPAVSSLGYLLEEEELFRQGIWKKGDIRKGGDRSRWLNSPNVYQKVEVLETGTPDPKKITKWVAEGSPTHSTPVRIEDPLQFVPAGTNPREFKRVQQLIKDNRRADKISAGPQSHILEGVTWDEASRLKDATVSQAGDHVVMMGAASKGIIQRGFQHNATVYKAPYAKNPFDNVTDDELNEYKRTVERKKKSVHGEYTDTDFSESEAVLQAGTKKYPQSEPETEHQVIEIQTQQAPVPRQAEVVLSDGENVQNGDHSEAHLSTFSQSSKEDVSTDGSPKKDKKKKKGLRTPSFLKKKKEKKKAEA; via the exons ATGACTGAAGTTGAGCAACCGCCACAGAATGGCATAGATCCCACTGCCGGCGAAGATGATGACAACAGCAAAGCACGTCCCGCGGATATTGAACAG GATATGCGCGAAATGGAGCGTCGCAAGCGAGTCGAGGCTATAATGGGCTCGAAGCTGTTCCGCGAGGAGCTCGAGCGTATCGTGGACTCGGCGCGGGATGGAGGAGCTGGCGCTAGTGGAATCCTGCAGCAGCTGTCGGACATTGTGGGCGTACCAGTGTCCAGGGTGGGCAACGTCTTCAAGAGCAGCAACTGCATGGTGCCCATCAACGATATACGCGGCGTCGAGTCCATGGGCTATGCCAAGGGCGAGAAGATACTCCGGTGCAAGCTGGCCGCCACATTCCGTCTGCTCGATCTGTACGGCTGGACCCAGGGTCTAGGGGCTCAGATCACCGCCCGACTTAAGGTCGATCAGGAGTACTTCCTGGTTAATCCATACGGCCTGCTTTACCACGAGATCACTGCCTCAGCGCTGAACAAAGTGGACATGCAAGGACAGATTGTCGAGCAGGGCACCACCAACTTTGGCGGCAACAAGAGTC ACTTTGTCCTCCATTCGGTGGTACATGCTGCCCGTCCAGACATTCGATGCGCCATCTATATCGGTTGCAGTCCAGTCGTGGCTATTTCCTCACTAAAGTCGGGTCTGTTGCCTTTGACCAAGGATGCCTGTGTGCTGGGCGAGATCACCACTCACGCTTATACTGGCCTGTTTGACGAGGAGGAGCGCAATCGATTGGTTCGCAGCCTTGGTCCCAACTCCAAGGTTATTCTGTTAACTAATCACGGTGCTTTGTGCTGCGGAGAGACCATCGAGGAAGCCTTTTTCGCCGCCTGTCACATTGTGCAGGCGTGCGAGACCCAACTAAAGCTGTTGCCCGTCGGTTTGGATAACTTGGTGCTGATTCCAGAGGAGTCGCGCAAGGCCATTTACGAGCAGTCACGCCGTCCGCCGGAGGATCTGGAGAAGAAGTTTGCCGCCGTCGCCGCTGGCGAAGATGGTGCTGCTTCTGCTGAAAAGGAGGCAGCTGAAGCCGTACCCAAGGTGGGCAGTCCGCCCAAGTGGCGTGTGGGTGGTGCTGAATTCGAGGCCTTGATGCGTATGCTGGATAATGCTGGCTATCGCACTGGCTATATCTACCGCCATCCACTGATCAAATCGGATCCTCCCAAGCCTAAGAACGACGTCGAACTACCGCCAGCTGTTTCATCACTGGGCTATCTTCttgaggaggaggagctctTCCGTCAAGG GATCTGGAAGAAAGGAGATATTCGCAAAGGCGGCGACCGCAGCCGGTGGCTCAACTCGCCGAACGTTTACCAAAAGGTCGAGGTTCTGGAGACCGGCACTCCGGATCCCAAGAAGATTACAAAG TGGGTGGCTGAAGGTTCCCCCACCCACTCAACGCCAGTGAGGATAGAAGATCCACTCCAGTTTGTGCCTGCAGGAACCAATCCAAGGGAATTTAAGCGTGTCCAGCAACTA ATTAAGGACAACCGCCGGGCAGATAAGATTTCCGCCGGACCACAGTCGCATATTCTGGAGGGCGTGACATGGGACGAGGCGAGCCGGCTCAAGGATGCAACGGTCTCGCAGGCCGGCGACCATGTTGTCATGATGGGTGCCGCTTCCAAGGGAATCATCCAGCGTGGCTTCCAGCACAATGCCACTGTGTACAAGGCTCCGTATGCTAAGAACCCATTCGACAACGTCACAGACGATGAACTCAATGAATACAAACGCACGGTGGAGCGCAAAAAGAAATCGGTGCATGGCGAAT ATACCGACACAGACTTTTCGGAATCCGAAGCGGTACTGCAGGCGGGGACAAAGAAATACCCACAAAGCGAACCCGAGACCG AGCACCAGGTCATTGAGATCCAAACACAACAAGCGCCAGTGCCAAGGCAGGCGGAAGTTGTGCTGAGCGATG GTGAAAACGTACAAAACGGCGATCATTCGGAGGCACACTTGAGCACCTTCTCGCAGAGCAGTAAAGAG GATGTCTCCACGGACGGATCACCCAAGAAAgacaagaagaagaagaagggtCTGCGCACACCATCGTTTttgaaaaagaagaaggagaagaagaaggcCGAGGCCTAA
- the LOC120447008 gene encoding protein hu-li tai shao isoform X8 produces MTEVEQPPQNGIDPTAGEDDDNSKARPADIEQDMREMERRKRVEAIMGSKLFREELERIVDSARDGGAGASGILQQLSDIVGVPVSRVGNVFKSSNCMVPINDIRGVESMGYAKGEKILRCKLAATFRLLDLYGWTQGLGAQITARLKVDQEYFLVNPYGLLYHEITASALNKVDMQGQIVEQGTTNFGGNKSHFVLHSVVHAARPDIRCAIYIGCSPVVAISSLKSGLLPLTKDACVLGEITTHAYTGLFDEEERNRLVRSLGPNSKVILLTNHGALCCGETIEEAFFAACHIVQACETQLKLLPVGLDNLVLIPEESRKAIYEQSRRPPEDLEKKFAAVAAGEDGAASAEKEAAEAVPKVGSPPKWRVGGAEFEALMRMLDNAGYRTGYIYRHPLIKSDPPKPKNDVELPPAVSSLGYLLEEEELFRQGIWKKGDIRKGGDRSRWLNSPNVYQKVEVLETGTPDPKKITKWVAEGSPTHSTPVRIEDPLQFVPAGTNPREFKRVQQLIKDNRRADKISAGPQSHILEGVTWDEASRLKDATVSQAGDHVVMMGAASKGIIQRGFQHNATVYKAPYAKNPFDNVTDDELNEYKRTVERKKKSVHGEYTDTDFSESEAVLQAGTKKYPQSEPETEHQVIEIQTQQAPVPRQAEVVLSDGTNCCTACIK; encoded by the exons ATGACTGAAGTTGAGCAACCGCCACAGAATGGCATAGATCCCACTGCCGGCGAAGATGATGACAACAGCAAAGCACGTCCCGCGGATATTGAACAG GATATGCGCGAAATGGAGCGTCGCAAGCGAGTCGAGGCTATAATGGGCTCGAAGCTGTTCCGCGAGGAGCTCGAGCGTATCGTGGACTCGGCGCGGGATGGAGGAGCTGGCGCTAGTGGAATCCTGCAGCAGCTGTCGGACATTGTGGGCGTACCAGTGTCCAGGGTGGGCAACGTCTTCAAGAGCAGCAACTGCATGGTGCCCATCAACGATATACGCGGCGTCGAGTCCATGGGCTATGCCAAGGGCGAGAAGATACTCCGGTGCAAGCTGGCCGCCACATTCCGTCTGCTCGATCTGTACGGCTGGACCCAGGGTCTAGGGGCTCAGATCACCGCCCGACTTAAGGTCGATCAGGAGTACTTCCTGGTTAATCCATACGGCCTGCTTTACCACGAGATCACTGCCTCAGCGCTGAACAAAGTGGACATGCAAGGACAGATTGTCGAGCAGGGCACCACCAACTTTGGCGGCAACAAGAGTC ACTTTGTCCTCCATTCGGTGGTACATGCTGCCCGTCCAGACATTCGATGCGCCATCTATATCGGTTGCAGTCCAGTCGTGGCTATTTCCTCACTAAAGTCGGGTCTGTTGCCTTTGACCAAGGATGCCTGTGTGCTGGGCGAGATCACCACTCACGCTTATACTGGCCTGTTTGACGAGGAGGAGCGCAATCGATTGGTTCGCAGCCTTGGTCCCAACTCCAAGGTTATTCTGTTAACTAATCACGGTGCTTTGTGCTGCGGAGAGACCATCGAGGAAGCCTTTTTCGCCGCCTGTCACATTGTGCAGGCGTGCGAGACCCAACTAAAGCTGTTGCCCGTCGGTTTGGATAACTTGGTGCTGATTCCAGAGGAGTCGCGCAAGGCCATTTACGAGCAGTCACGCCGTCCGCCGGAGGATCTGGAGAAGAAGTTTGCCGCCGTCGCCGCTGGCGAAGATGGTGCTGCTTCTGCTGAAAAGGAGGCAGCTGAAGCCGTACCCAAGGTGGGCAGTCCGCCCAAGTGGCGTGTGGGTGGTGCTGAATTCGAGGCCTTGATGCGTATGCTGGATAATGCTGGCTATCGCACTGGCTATATCTACCGCCATCCACTGATCAAATCGGATCCTCCCAAGCCTAAGAACGACGTCGAACTACCGCCAGCTGTTTCATCACTGGGCTATCTTCttgaggaggaggagctctTCCGTCAAGG GATCTGGAAGAAAGGAGATATTCGCAAAGGCGGCGACCGCAGCCGGTGGCTCAACTCGCCGAACGTTTACCAAAAGGTCGAGGTTCTGGAGACCGGCACTCCGGATCCCAAGAAGATTACAAAG TGGGTGGCTGAAGGTTCCCCCACCCACTCAACGCCAGTGAGGATAGAAGATCCACTCCAGTTTGTGCCTGCAGGAACCAATCCAAGGGAATTTAAGCGTGTCCAGCAACTA ATTAAGGACAACCGCCGGGCAGATAAGATTTCCGCCGGACCACAGTCGCATATTCTGGAGGGCGTGACATGGGACGAGGCGAGCCGGCTCAAGGATGCAACGGTCTCGCAGGCCGGCGACCATGTTGTCATGATGGGTGCCGCTTCCAAGGGAATCATCCAGCGTGGCTTCCAGCACAATGCCACTGTGTACAAGGCTCCGTATGCTAAGAACCCATTCGACAACGTCACAGACGATGAACTCAATGAATACAAACGCACGGTGGAGCGCAAAAAGAAATCGGTGCATGGCGAAT ATACCGACACAGACTTTTCGGAATCCGAAGCGGTACTGCAGGCGGGGACAAAGAAATACCCACAAAGCGAACCCGAGACCG AGCACCAGGTCATTGAGATCCAAACACAACAAGCGCCAGTGCCAAGGCAGGCGGAAGTTGTGCTGAGCGATG GAACCAACTGTTGTACGGCGTGcataaaatga